From the Myripristis murdjan chromosome 14, fMyrMur1.1, whole genome shotgun sequence genome, one window contains:
- the LOC115370924 gene encoding dual specificity protein phosphatase 10-like, giving the protein MTPDAENAVISPILPFLFLGNERDAQDLDLLLRLNIGYVVNVTTHLPLYHLNSGLVRYKRLPATDNSKQNLRQYFEEVFEFIEEAHQSGQGVLVHCQAGVSRSATIVIAYLMKHTLMTMTDVYKYVRSRRPVVSPNLNFMGQLLEFERDLNSGVTPRILIPKLSGLETQV; this is encoded by the exons ATGACTCCTGACGCGGAGAATGCCGTGATCAGTCCCatcctgcctttcctgttccTGGGGAATGAACGAGACGCCCAGGACCTGGACCTGCTGCTGCGCCTCAACATTGGCTACGTGGTCAACGTGACCACACACCTGCCCCTCTACCACCTCAACTCTGGACTGGTGCGCTACAAAAGGCTGCCGGCCACcgacaacagcaaacaaaacctACGCCAGTACTTTGAGGAGGTTTTTGAGTTCATCG AAGAGGCACATCAGAGTGGACAAGGCGTGTTGGTACACTGCCAGGCAGGCGTGTCCCGTTCTGCAACCATTGTAATTGCCTACCTTATGAAGCACACCCTCATGACTATGACAGACGTCTACAAATACGTGCGGAGCCGCCGTCCCGTGGTGTCTCCCAATCTCAACTTCATGGGCCAGCTTTTGGAGTTTGAGAGGGACCTCAACTCTGGGGTCACACCTCGCATCCTGATACCTAAACTCAGCGGCCTGGAGACGCAGGTGTAA